Below is a genomic region from Erigeron canadensis isolate Cc75 chromosome 7, C_canadensis_v1, whole genome shotgun sequence.
gcttttggttgaatctatttctgttcaaccatatgtttatatattattaaattatttatatagttcacatcacgtaattataatgaaatatgttcgctatcgtttctttatatataaagtgtattatatagttttttatacagctcgcgcatcgcgcgggtcaaaaacctagtatctttatatataagttaCGATCAACCTATGTtagaactttttatttttataatcaattttaatatactcgtattaattaaatgataatgacatcatcaaaagtcaatttgctAGAAATGAGAgttatgattgattaataagctattaggtaAGTTGTcttctattatatataaagataaaaataaatatctagGATATCCATAAATTAAATATCCGTAAAttgtgatttttaatttttgtatttataattatgacatcaacaatttttaattttgacaaaattaaaagctatgattggtcaataaatCTTTGcgtcagttgtcttttaatatatataaagataaagataatatATCGGTAAAttgtgaattttaatttttgtatttataattatGCATCAACAATTTTTAATTTGACAAAATTGAGAGCTGTAATTGGTATTAGGTTcagttatcttttattttaatatatataaagataaaaataaagatcGGATTAACAATGATCCGTGCCTATAATGCGAGACGTCTCCCAACTGCCTTAAAACCTCATAATAGAATCGAAGGCTCACAAAGATTTGTGGGTAAAACAACCAGTTGAATATAGttataaaaatccaaaaaatgtcACATTTCTCAGTGCTCAAGCTAACGtgaaatcatatatataatatcggGTCTCCAAACATTGTTACATAATGTCGTTATCTTTCAATTATGTCATACACACGGACTTGGATCTTCCTTATCCAATTAACATAATAACTTAAGTGGTGTTTgtttaaaacttaataaattaagtcatgacttaatcaaaaatacttaatttattaagtcataaaaaatatttgtttttttaacttaataaacaaaaaacaactgtattgacttaatccaaACATACATTACTTATttattcagtcacttaatcaattcagtcacttaatgccTAAAATAACAAACAAGCCCTTAACGTTGTGTTGTTTGTTTTTACGAGACTGAAAAAACTTTAAGATGCGTTtggttctatttttttttttcaaatatagttttttttcaaaattatcctcttcatttgataaaaaaaaaatgattttcaaattttggatttttctAAATAGAAAACATGAAAACTGAAAACGTATTTTAGGCATAGTTATTTCtcaatgaaacaaaaaataatgtttttcacatttgaattagatacttaaaaatatctttttattattttattatttttcatttaattttttcatatttttcttcatACCTTCAAATCTCaaacatatttttaagttttctaaaatgaaaagtgataatagttttatttatttttttattaagggtccgttctttattttagttatctaaatactaaatatattaagtgactaaatgtataaatagtgcatatatacattaagtaaaaaataaataattaatggttatttttatttattaagaatgtttatgttgtgtgaTGAACTACttaaatgtttattgtatgtaattaactttcaaatttcggttattggatgtacctaggtatatgtgacaaccatataagctgtcacttgtaagtttttgattggtcagatacatccaataacatagatttaaaagttcattacatacaataaacatccaaATAGTTCATTACGCGACATAAATATTTTTGCATTGTTTATTTTGCAACCAAATGTTCCGGGGTGAACAACAAACAGGGGGAAGAAAACACTAACtccaaataacaaaaacatagCAGTTACCAAAAGTGTTCCGGATATACTCCTAAAACTTGCAAGAATGTCTTAGGTATAAGTTGTAACAATAAGAATACAATAGAACTGGTTAACAAAACAGAGGACATTTTTAACCAACTAAATATAGCATTTATTGAATTCAATTATAGTGAATAACTAAATACTAAACACAGCATCATACTTACagttgaaaattgaaatcaTTGATTTTCTTTATAACCCCATTGTCGATCCATTGATATTTCATTCAACATTCTAAGGTATTATTTCTTAAAACCAACACATTTCTTGTTCAATTTTGCATATGAGTTATTGCGTTTTCTTGCAGTTTAAAGTTCAAAGTTTTACAACATGCCCATATTGTGTAGGTTAGATATAATTAGTTTCTTGCTGATATATACTACTTGTTaattttttgtgttattttcttgagttttaaatagggttttgtttttgatttacTTACAAGTGTTTGGTTTATTACAATGACTTTACTTTTCCATTAGAATGAAGTTTTCAAGTTAGGTTTTTATTTTGCCCCAAAAACGTGTTCAGGCTACCTAGGAAAATCGAGCTTTTGAGTTTGATGTATGCGCTTAACcggtaattttgaaaataatgatTAATCAATATCAATGTAAGAATATGTAAGTTGGTTTTTCcctatattttcattttatcaatttttcttGATGGTACATAGTCTTGCAAACTAAAGTGCTTTTTAGgcattttcttataaaaaatttGCAAATGGATAAGTATTTGAGCATTATGTATATTGAGATGTTGATTACCATTATTAGATATTCTAAGCTTGCTGGCTAAATCATCCTATTTGAGCATATTCGTGTTCGAAACTGGTAAAAGCCAAGTTGTTAGTTGAGCTTCTTTTTTCACCTACATAATTTAGTTTGCAGTTGTTGCTTTGTGCGCTATAAGtttaaattttgaccttttGGATTCGTTGAAGTTATTTTTTGCAATTGTTTTTATGGTGTTCTAGTTTGTTTTTAGACAATgccaaattatttatttacatttgtGTTGTAGTTTGTAGAAATACTTGCTCAATATGTCAGAAAATGATGAACCAGACAATTTGGGTGGAAGATGGGCATGCCGGTTCATTAATGCGGGTAGAGAGTATTCATTCTATTGGGATGGCTATCTCCAATGAGGTGCCCTTgggtgcccttggatatcctttgcccTTGGTAGAGAAAATTTTTACCATCATATATTCTTCTTACTGATTGTACGCCCTTTTTTAGCACTGTTTACCAGAAATTGATGACCAGATGGTTCTTAGTACTTACTATAGTTTGGGGTTTTGCTATTAGGATTTAGGATAGATGGCGACAGACTTCCGAATCACTTTTTAGAACTTCTATGTATCACTTTTTTAGCATCAGGTCCCTTGATTTTGGAAATTTGGATGGTCATTGCATCAGGTCCGTGGGTTTTGATTATCTATAGCAGGTCTTTTGGTTTTGGTCATTTACAAATTGCAGCGGTTGTCATTAGGGATGTTGTTTATGAATTTATGTTACATTATGGTCTCTGTACACTTATATTCTGCAAAGTTTTCATGCTCATTGTAATGGTCTAACTTTCTAGTTATGGCCATGTTTGACCTTGAGTCAATACCAGGCAAATAGTTAATGTGTTGGCAggttgtttatgtttatatagttATTAAGTTATCAGTGGCTTATGCGAAGTTTTAGCCGCTGTTTCATTTCTTATCCAAGAGTTGTAGTTCGTATGGGTCCATAATTGTTGTATCAAATCAAACCAGCCTTTTCTTGATCCTTCAGTTAATTAGCAAGGTTTAGATCACTGGcacaaaagatgaattttttttggtaaaacagACAATTTTTCCAGTTAATGAGTCGATCCAGTGTGACCTGTTTTGACCTGTCTTCCTGAAATGACTTCCCGTTTCGACCCGTTATCAAACCTACCCGCCCTGCACATTTTTCTAGTTCTAATGGGCCCATTTTTAAAATTCACTTATTATTAGtgcatataataattaattaagctTTTTATGCAGTTTTATTTCTTAGATTATGGCCCAATATTATGATCTTGATGACATCTTAGCTGATGAAGAGGTTCAAATctctatcttttaatttttttttagttgtaatgTTTAATATCTGATATAATGGTGCGTATTTTTCGCAGCTTGTGCCCGTGGTTTTTCTCGAAGCAGTTAACGGAGTTGGTTTGGTTGAATCCAATGAAACAACCAGGGTAATACTGAATTATGTTTTGACTATAACATATTTCGACAAGTAGTATCATTGACGGTAGTGTTTTGTAAAATCAGGTTGAACCCAAGTCGAAGGCGGAATTGCCATTTTGGCTTGCAAAAGAATTGCATTTGAGACAGGTGGCGTCTGTCAGCGTTCTTCCGTGTTATAATAACAGGTCAGTTAAAAGTTTCTTGCTTCATATTTTGATTTGCCTTATGACTGTTGATGATTGATGTTAGACTTggtataaattaaaaaggagCGTCTTTATTACAATCGTGTAATTTAATTAGTACCTTGTGCATATATACAAAGGGCCGGAATGGGATGAAATAGAACTAAGAACGTAAGAGTAAGGGTCAGAGTATGCCTggaaaagaaaataagagaaCAGGTCAGGTTGTTACTTGTTTTGTGCTGTTCCAACTTATTTAAGAGTTTTCAAAGTTGTGGGCTACTAGCAGCTGTGGAAATTGAGGCtttcttcactttttttttttttttttttgtaaatatttggaGGGGGGGTTACAAAATTACCTGGTGTAATGCTCgtttttaaagatataaatatgtaagttctttttttccttcttaTTTGTAAGTTGTCATTACCTCAACTTGGGGAAAAACATCTAAAGTGACTTTGATTTTCTGATTGGTCAGTAAAGGATACTAGGATTTATGACTTCGACTTCTGATTGGCTCAAGATCTAAGTTAGTCAATTGACTCCATCTGTTTTTGTTTATGCAACAATGTTTggtatcatttttctttatcattATCTTGTTTTCATGCCAGAACTCGGGAAGAAATTGGAGCTGATGGTGCACACGTGGACTTGAGATCTCAATGCtcatatttttatgaattagGATGCAAAATAGTGCAGTTGTGAGTATCTTTTCACATTATTTGCTTTTGTTTGCACTTACTTTATAACATTGACATCACATCACAATCTACAATGGACATATATTAGCCTAGACGCCCAAAGCTAACATGTATGAATATTGAATAATTAATCATCTCTCATTGGTTTCACCTCAATTTATTGATAAAATCTTTGCAAAATTGATGACATGTACATTTGGCGGTTACTTCATCTTTTTCTAGCCAAATTAATTCAGTGTTGGGGTAGACCATGGGTTAGTCTGTATAAAGTGTTAGGGTTTAGTAGCTAAATTATCTTCCCTAACCACCACGTTTTAGTCCATATTCTTTCTTAGTAATCGAAATAGGACATATGGAACTACCTTGTGGTATCTTTTTGTGGGTCCATCTTTTTAGCTAATATCTGTGGTTTATACACAatctgtttatttttttttgttaaacatGATGATGTTGCTGCAAAATTTCAGCCATTAGCAACAATGATTCTATCTACATTATGTTATACCTAAATTTGTTGGGAAGTTTTGTATTTAGGCTTTATGATTCTTACTGATCATCATGGGGTAATGGATGTTAAATTCATTAAGCTTTTAATCAATGTAGTCGCATAAATCTAACATGTGTCTGTGCGCATTCTTATTTCTCAaaatacatatgtatgtataagcTATATTTTCTAGTTCACAATGATTTATCAACAAAAGTTAGTACAAAGTTGCCTGTGTTCTACACTGGCTATTTAAACTAGTGCTTTGATATTGAAGGATatgtttttcatattctttaCGTATGTTTagattttatattattgttgCTACAAGTCTGTTGTTTAACTTATAGTATTTTGTTCATTGCTGAATGGATCAGGATTGGTGACAAGACCATTGGATCTTTACTCTTGGTTGCTTTCCAGACAAGGTATAAGGAGGTCTTGATCAAGGCACATACTGCAGCATCCGTGTTGACCCCAAAATATTTATCACTATTgacaaaagaagaaacaaaatgTGAGATTTGCATAACTCAtctattttttgtgttttactgcatttttaaaatgtgttgaaTAAATAactcttatcttatttgttgattttgaagTGTATGATGCTGCCAAGTCATCAGCTATAGCGTTTAAGACTTGGCGAATGGGAGGGCCAAGATTACAAAAAGCTTCAGTTCTTGGTAGAAAGAGGAAACCGCTTTGGGGAGTAGGTTCTCATTAGGTGAACCAAGGGCAGCCAACTTGGGGTTGCTCGTTTGTTGTAGATGCTTAGTGTTGGACTGTTGGTTATTAAAGTTCCATTCTTCTAAAATGACAATGAGCTTACTTACAGAACTACAAAATGAATCGTCTTATCAAATAGTTTCACTGACCCCATACCCCACAGGATTGGGCATCGTTGTTGTAACTTTGTTCGGTTATTACTAAGATGCCAAGCAAATGAACTTGCTGTTTGGTGTCTACTACATTAATGACTGTTTTGAGTCTGCTTATAAAGGGCAAAATTTGTCTAAATTGGTTGACTATGAGTTCAGTTTATACTGAATGAAACAATACTTTAAGCTGCGTGTGATGTGAATGTGATTGGACCAAATTTAATTTAAGAAATGAGAAGTGCAGACCAATAAGAAACAGATCCTTTATGCTAAACCCACTTTCACATGAACTTGGGCCAAGTGAAAGTTTACCTAAGGAGCTTGACCcaacttttaaataaaattgatgAAATTATTATCGAGTATATGTAAGGTTTGTGTAACCCATTATCTTTGGTCAGAATCTTATACCAAAAGAGTATTGGCAATGTTTAGAGCATTCTCACCcataaataaaatgtaaaaataacgGGTTTCGGGTTCCAATATATTGGTTGAGATGTAAACAATATTACCTATACTTACGTAGAAGGATTGCTTTCGGATACTATCTAAATGATAGTGACCTTTGCATAAATAAATGATAGATGAGCATTCTCACCCATgtttaatgaaaaacaaataaatgtttaccatgtgtatatacatatataaatgttaggtaaagcaggggaaaattatgtaaaattcagagagaggttatgtaaaattcaaagggggggggggggaggctatgtatgtttatcaaatccAAAGGTTtactttgtaattttttataaagtggcagtacctaagcttaagtcAAGTCTGCAGTACGAATCATTTTcccatataaatataagtatttaaGACCATGGTTCGGTATAATTTGGATCCAATttctaatatttatttttaaattgaattAATAGTGGCATAAATATACACAAAATTTGGATTATTTTTTGAATattcattttgaatttttttttgatgattttcTATTGAGAATTGTGAGAAAGGTTGTGTCACACCCCGTTGTAGCGGAAATATATGGTTAACAAATAATTGCGTACTAACCATAAGCTAATAGAAATTACATCCATTTAATACCAAATACAAGTCTAATGCAAGTACAATCGTTTAGAATGTAGACCCCAAAATACGGATACAAGTCATCCTCATTTGGAACTGGGCCCACTAAATACGAGTTCAATAGTTGGACAGTCTAATACAATTAGAACTAAAAACATGAGAGTCCTCAAATGTCTGATGCTAATTGCACGTCCAAAGTCAAAAGATGGCACTATAATGCCAAATACGATTCAAGACTTACCGTTGGTtaactgaaaagcatgaaatttgagAGGATCAACTATCGGAATAGTTGGTGAGTTTACAGTGTGTTTGACCAAAGTTTAGTCGTCATTGAGAGTACAAAATGACATGTAGTTATTTAAGGCAAGACAGCCGGGAGCAAAGTCTAACAATATATAATGACAGTCTAGACCGAAGTCCGACAATAAGATCAATATGCGTCGCACAGGATTTTCCGTCTAAAGTGGGGTGCTGACCAGAACCATAAGACCAATATGCCTCACACAGGACTAACAGTGGGGTGTGGAGCAAATCATAAGACCAATATACCTCGCACAGGATTTCCCGTCTAACAGCGGGGTGCGGACCATACCATAAGACCAATATGCCTCGCACAGGATTTCCCGTCTAACAGTGGGGTGCGGACCAGACCATAAGACCAATATGCCTCGCACAGGATTTCCCGTCTAACAGTGGGGTGCGGACCAGAACAATGACAGTCAGGAACAAAATCTAACAAGACAACCATTAGGATCTCATATTGGTGATAGCTACATAGGGGCAACATTTTAGTTCGTCAAACACAAAGAACAATTTAGTCAGCCAACAACATGGCAAGACAAAGTCATTTAGTTCAATATTTCAGAAGAAATGTATACACATTTTCAGGTAGCCGTCAACATGGCAAACATAAGGCAAATGATTTAAGTAGCCAAATCTCATGGCATAGACAAagacaaatcatttataaagtaGTCGTGTATACAGTagtacatgcttttcaggcccaaagtaaaaaggaaaaagggtgCCACAAACTCACATTATCAATCATAGAGCTAAAAGGGCGAGCAGACTTGAGAATGAGTAATCTAGTCTCCATGTCTATCCAAAACCTAGGATATGAGTACCAATGGTGAGGATCAAATCTCACAACTTCAAGTATCCTACGTACAACTACTTAGCTATCAACCCTAAAATGCCACGACCAAGAGTGTGATTTAAACGTCCATTTTATTTGACTTTAGTTTCTAATGTCATTGACATTGTCATAAAAATATAGACTCAAAGTACTAATCCG
It encodes:
- the LOC122607716 gene encoding DNA replication complex GINS protein PSF3-like; this translates as MAQYYDLDDILADEELVPVVFLEAVNGVGLVESNETTRVEPKSKAELPFWLAKELHLRQVASVSVLPCYNNRTREEIGADGAHVDLRSQCSYFYELGCKIVQLIGDKTIGSLLLVAFQTRYKEVLIKAHTAASVLTPKYLSLLTKEETKLYDAAKSSAIAFKTWRMGGPRLQKASVLGRKRKPLWGVGSH